One segment of Saprospiraceae bacterium DNA contains the following:
- the recA gene encoding recombinase RecA, with protein sequence MADDRESKLKTLQTTIDRLDKTYGKGTIMRLGDKQAIEVETIPSGSLGLDMALGCNGYPKGRIIEIYGPESSGKTTLAIHAIAECQKKGGIAAIVDAEHAFDRFYAEALGVDVNNLLISQPDNGEQALEIAENLIRSGAVDILVIDSVAALVPRAEIEGEMGDSKMGLQARLMSQAMRKMTANIGRTGCCCIFINQLREKIGVMFGNPETTTGGNALKFYASVRLDIRKSGAAMKDKDGNVVGNQVKVKVVKNKLAPPFRVAQFDIIFGEGISKAGEIVDVGADYDVIQKSGAWYSYNGAKIAQGRDAAKQFMLDNPEMAAEIEQKIKEKLMSGPVKQGAAAVVAIPAGDEEDDDF encoded by the coding sequence ATGGCAGACGATAGAGAAAGTAAACTCAAGACCCTCCAAACCACCATTGACCGCCTCGACAAAACGTACGGCAAAGGCACCATCATGCGTCTGGGCGACAAACAAGCCATCGAAGTGGAGACCATCCCATCCGGCTCGCTCGGCCTCGACATGGCGCTTGGCTGCAATGGCTACCCCAAAGGACGCATCATCGAAATCTACGGCCCCGAATCATCGGGCAAAACCACCCTTGCCATCCACGCCATCGCCGAGTGCCAAAAGAAAGGAGGCATCGCAGCCATCGTGGATGCCGAGCACGCCTTCGACCGCTTCTACGCCGAGGCGCTGGGCGTGGATGTGAACAACCTGCTCATCAGCCAGCCCGACAACGGTGAGCAGGCGCTCGAAATCGCCGAGAACCTCATCCGCTCCGGCGCGGTCGACATCCTCGTGATAGACTCGGTGGCTGCCCTCGTGCCCCGTGCCGAAATCGAAGGCGAAATGGGCGATTCCAAAATGGGCCTTCAAGCCCGTCTCATGAGCCAAGCCATGCGCAAGATGACGGCCAATATCGGTCGCACGGGCTGCTGCTGCATCTTCATCAACCAGTTGCGCGAAAAAATCGGCGTCATGTTCGGCAACCCAGAGACCACCACCGGTGGCAACGCGCTAAAATTTTATGCCTCCGTGCGGCTCGACATTCGCAAAAGCGGCGCTGCGATGAAGGATAAGGATGGCAACGTGGTAGGCAATCAGGTAAAAGTGAAAGTGGTGAAAAACAAACTCGCACCGCCATTTCGTGTGGCCCAATTCGACATCATTTTTGGCGAAGGCATTTCCAAAGCCGGCGAAATCGTAGACGTGGGCGCCGACTATGATGTGATTCAGAAAAGCGGCGCTTGGTACAGCTACAATGGCGCTAAAATCGCACAGGGACGCGATGCCGCCAAGCAATTCATGCTCGACAACCCGGAGATGGCCGCCGAAATCGAGCAAAAAATCAAGGAAAAACTGATGTCAGGCCCCGTGAAACAAGGAGCCGCTGCCGTCGTGGCAATACCCGCAGGCGACGAAGAGGACGATGATTTTTAA